AACACCGGCAGCGCCGGCGCGAGGATCATCCTGATCGGAGGGGAACCCTTCGGCGAAGACGTCGTGATGTGGTGGAACTTCATCGGTCGCGACGATGCGGAGATCCGTCGGTACCGCGAGGAATGGAAATCGCACGGCGACAGGTTCGGTGAGACTCACGGTTACCTCTCCCATGATCCGAGCGGTCCGGCCCGGTTGCCTGCGCCGGAGATGCCCGAGACGCACATCCGTCCCCGTACCAACCCCGCATCTGTGGCGCGGCCCGGGAACGATCCGTACCGCTTACGACCAGAGGAGAACCACTCATGACCGACATTCCCGCGATCTGCTCCGACGGTGGTGCCGAATGACACGGCGGCCGTACATCGACAAGATGAACCCGGAGATCTACCGCGCACTCAATGGGGCGGTCCGGGCCGCGCGGAAATCCTACGACGAGGCCGGACTGTCGCTGGACCTGGTCGAGCTGGTCAATGTCCGGGTCTCACAGATCAACGGTTGCCCGACGTGCCTGAGCATCCACGTTCCTGCCGCCCGTGATGCCGGGGTGGATCAACAGGTTCTGGATCTTCTTCCCAGCTGGAGGCAGGACACCTCGCAGCTGTTCACAGCCTCTCAACGAGCCGCGCTGGAGCTTGCCGAGGCGCTGACGCAACCGCAACCCGGAAGTGGGCGTACCAGCGTCGAGGATGCTGTAACCGCTGCATCCCGGGAGTTCGACGAGCGGCAGATCAGTGCCCTGGAGTGGGCGATCGTGCTGATCAACGCGTACAACAGGATCTCCATCGGCTCCGGCCATCCGCCTGCTCATCGGTGACAGGTGACAGGGCCGAAAACCCTGAAGTCGTTGCCCATTGGTCAGCATCCGCTGTATAGTCAGCATATGCTGACCATTCACACTCGTATCGACGTGATGAACCGCCTGGGACGTGCCATGGCCGACCCCACCCGGTCACGCATCCTCCTCCACCTCCTGGAGCGCCCCGGGTATCCGGCGCAGCTGTCCCGCGATCTGGGGCTGACCCGGACGAATGTGTCGAACCACCTGGCCTGTCTTCGAGGTTGTGGGCTCATCGTCGCCGTTCCCGACGGTCGCCGTACCCGTTACGAGATCGCCGACCCGCACCTCAGTGGCGCGCTGGAATCCCTGGTCAACGTGGTCCTCGCCGTCGACGAGGGCCGACCGTGCACCGATGAACACTGTGAGGTGCCCGGATGCTGTGCGGACTGCAGTGCCGGCAACGCAGGGGCTGCTGCCAGAGACGATGATGAGTGAGGTCTGCTGCGGAACCGGCGGTGAGGAAGTCACCGATCAGGAGGTGACACCGCCCTGGTGGCGCGACGCCGGCCTGTTCCCCTCCGCAGTCAGCGGAACAGCCCTGGTCATCGGATATTTCCTGGTCTGGGCTGATACCTCTCTGGCAGGACA
The genomic region above belongs to Corynebacterium glyciniphilum AJ 3170 and contains:
- a CDS encoding carboxymuconolactone decarboxylase family protein, coding for MTRRPYIDKMNPEIYRALNGAVRAARKSYDEAGLSLDLVELVNVRVSQINGCPTCLSIHVPAARDAGVDQQVLDLLPSWRQDTSQLFTASQRAALELAEALTQPQPGSGRTSVEDAVTAASREFDERQISALEWAIVLINAYNRISIGSGHPPAHR
- the cmtR gene encoding Cd(II)/Pb(II)-sensing metalloregulatory transcriptional regulator CmtR; the protein is MLTIHTRIDVMNRLGRAMADPTRSRILLHLLERPGYPAQLSRDLGLTRTNVSNHLACLRGCGLIVAVPDGRRTRYEIADPHLSGALESLVNVVLAVDEGRPCTDEHCEVPGCCADCSAGNAGAAARDDDE